A window from Setaria italica strain Yugu1 chromosome VIII, Setaria_italica_v2.0, whole genome shotgun sequence encodes these proteins:
- the LOC101758354 gene encoding uncharacterized protein LOC101758354, giving the protein MAATNPSYYESGVCQDIRQKEHRFHLYMNQRGEESPDGGNQKIVVSPGLSQGFGITVVNDWTVSDGPAPNANIVARCRGMQMGDGKANQNWLFCHSIMFTDSRFKGSSLKVLGDFEAKTDGEWAIVGGTREFAYAQGVVTAKIIQDLLTTTGRIWELRISAFCLCISDW; this is encoded by the exons ATGGCCGCTACAAATCCTTCCTACTACGAGAGTGGTGTTTGCCAGGACATCCGGCAGAAAGAGCATCGCTTCCACTTATACATGAACCAGCGAGGGGAAGAATCACCAGATGGTGGTAACCAAAAGATTGTTGTCAGTCCAGGGCTTTCTCAAGGGTTTGGAATAACCGTTGTTAATGACTGGACCGTAAGTGATGGTCCTGCCCCTAATGCAAACATTGTTGCACGTTGCCGAGGCATGCAAATGGGTGATGGTAAAGCGAACCAGAATTGGTTATTTTGTCACAGCATAATGTTCACCGACTCAAG GTTTAAGGGGTCAAGCCTTAAGGTGCTTGGAGATTTTGAAGCCAAAACTGATGGTGAATGGGCAATCGTAGGTGGGACACGAGAGTTTGCCTATGCACAAGGTGTTGTCACTGCAAAAATAATCCAGGATCTTCTTACTACTACTGGGCGTATCTGGGAGCTTCGTATCAGTGCTTTCTGTCTCTGCATCTCTGACTGGTGA